Within the Salvia hispanica cultivar TCC Black 2014 chromosome 4, UniMelb_Shisp_WGS_1.0, whole genome shotgun sequence genome, the region GTAATGTATGGGCCCCGACTGCTTATCTTGAAGGTGAAATTTAAAAGTGcttttaaaatgtaaatggGGGAACATGTGGTTAGTGTTGTTTCAGTTTCAAAGTGATTAGGGTTTCACTTGTTGGgggaaattttggattttggattcTGGGGCTTAACATAGATTTATGAGTATGAAtattttggggaaaatttgGATTTGGGATTTGGGGAAAACCATTGGAGCTGAAAGTTGAACGTTGTTCCGTAAACACGACGTGAGGAAATGAAATAAGAACCCTAATtctattaaatatttctaattttaaattaatatttactaaGTAATTGAGGTTTTAATTAGTGacttaaaaattagaattaacatacttaatttggtcaaaattatgattaaatccgTTGATGGTTAAAtattaacggaaatgttgacggaggatcaaaatgatcaaatttccatatattcaggacaaaaaaatctaaaagttaatgtttaggaccaaaaacgtaaaatgatcatatgttcaggaccaattttggtctttactctttatttattagtttcatAACGAATGTgggtggaatgagttagtggaatgtgagacctacttatcatttatagtaaaagtaaaaatgactTTTAGGGGGTGTtcagtttgcaagattgtattcCGAATTAAATAtctagtgtgtttggttcataagattcaACCTCACAATTCAATTctagatgaataatcatgggataattagtcatagcttaaccccctatgactaaaataatcttacgactcaatcctagattgtgTCTTGGTgttattttatcttggaaaccgaacaccaccttaTTGTATTACAAATAGtggactcttattatgggatattttataattgattctCTCTCGTATtgcattttaataaaaataagttatcTTTATTATTACTTGTCGACAGGGactatactttattttaatatcgTAGATTTGTAGTGTAGTTAAAGCAGTAATAAAAcatgttttcaaaatttgagttAAATGGAAGTGAAGAGTAGGGTAAAATACTAAATTGAGATAGAGAGAGCGCGCACTATAACAGAAAGTTGGACTTCAAACAAACTGGGCAATAAAATACTCTGTAATGTcctgtgtttttattttaatacaaatgTCACCTAACAACACTCGTCCAATATCAAACTTCGACCATTCTCCTCTGCAACAACTTTAATGGCGACCTtgttcttcttcctcatcctCTCTCTTTCCCTGTTCACATCCCCGTCTTCATCACAGCTCGAGGAATTCACCTACACCGGCTTCCACCACCCCAAACCAAACCTAACTCTAAACGGCGCCGCACTGATCCGCAAATCCGGCGTTCTGCAACTCACCAACGAGACCAGCCGATTAAAAGGCCACGCATTCTACCCATCACCGATtcaattcaaaaattcaaCCGCAAAAAACGTCTCCTCCTTCTCGACGTGCTTCGCCTTCTCCATCCACCCAGAGTACCCCAAACTCGGCGGCCACGGCTTCGCCTTCACGTTCGCGCCGGACGACCAGCTCAGCTCGTCTCTCCCCAGCCAGTACCTCGGCCTGCTCAACTCCTCCGACGCCGGCAACTTCTCCAACCACATCTTCGCCGTCGAGTTCGACACCGTTCAGGATTTCGAATTCGGCGACATCAACGACAACCACATCGGCATCGACGTCAACAGCTTGGCATCCAacgcctccgcctccgccgcctaCTTCACCGCCGATTCGGTGAAGCACGATCTCAATCTCAAAGGCGGAACGCCTCTTTTCGCGTGGATCGAATACGATTCCGCCGCGAATCTCGTTAACGTGACTCTCTCGCCGGTGTCATCAAAACCTAGAATTCCGACTCTCTCTTTCCCGATCGATTTATCTCCGATTTTTCGAGATCGAATGTACGTCGGATTCTCCGCTTCGACCGGTTTGCTCGCGAGCTCACATTATGTTTTAGGATGGAGCTTCAAAATTGGGGGAGAATCCAAATCCCTAGATCTGGATTCCTTGCCTTCTCCACCAGgaattaagaagaaaaacaccAAATTAATCGTAAGCCTATCGATCACGTCGTTTGTGTTGATTTCATCTTCAATCCTGCTTGCTGTTTTCCTGTTTCGGAAATTCAAAAATCGCGAAATAATCGAATCGTGGGAGCTGGAGATCGTCCCACACAGATACAAGTACATTGAGCTCAAGAAAGCCaccaaaaatttcaaagagaGCGAGCTGCTCGGAAGCGGCGGTTTCGGCCGGGTTTACAAAGGCACGCTGCGAAACCCCAAAGCCGAAGTCGCCGTGAAGCGCGTGTCGCACGACTCGAAACAGGGGATCCGCGAGTTCGTCTCGGAGATATCGAGCATCGGTCGCCTCCGCCACCGCAACCTAGTGCAGCTGCAGGGCTGGTGCAGGCGCGGAGGCGATCTTTTACTAGTGTATGATTTCATGCCTAATGGCAGCTTAGATAGGTATCTATTTGACACACCAAAATGCATATTGAGTTGGGAGCAGAGGTTCAAGATCATCAAGGGCGTTGCGTCAGGCCTTCTCTACTTGCACCAAGGCTACGAGCAAATCGTGCTGCACCGCGACGTCAAGGCCAGCAACGTCCTGCTCGACTCCGAGATGAACCCCCGCCTCGGCGACTTCGGGCTCGCCAAGCTGTACGATCACGGCTCGAACCCGGGGACCACCCGCGTAGTCGGGACGCTGGGGTACCTCGCTCCGGAGCTGCCGCGGACGGGGAGGTCCACGACGAGCTCGGACGTGTACGCGTTCGGGGCGCTGATGCTGGAGGTGGCGTGCGGGAGGAGGCCGATCGAGTCGAGGTCGG harbors:
- the LOC125218426 gene encoding L-type lectin-domain containing receptor kinase S.4-like, which gives rise to MATLFFFLILSLSLFTSPSSSQLEEFTYTGFHHPKPNLTLNGAALIRKSGVLQLTNETSRLKGHAFYPSPIQFKNSTAKNVSSFSTCFAFSIHPEYPKLGGHGFAFTFAPDDQLSSSLPSQYLGLLNSSDAGNFSNHIFAVEFDTVQDFEFGDINDNHIGIDVNSLASNASASAAYFTADSVKHDLNLKGGTPLFAWIEYDSAANLVNVTLSPVSSKPRIPTLSFPIDLSPIFRDRMYVGFSASTGLLASSHYVLGWSFKIGGESKSLDLDSLPSPPGIKKKNTKLIVSLSITSFVLISSSILLAVFLFRKFKNREIIESWELEIVPHRYKYIELKKATKNFKESELLGSGGFGRVYKGTLRNPKAEVAVKRVSHDSKQGIREFVSEISSIGRLRHRNLVQLQGWCRRGGDLLLVYDFMPNGSLDRYLFDTPKCILSWEQRFKIIKGVASGLLYLHQGYEQIVLHRDVKASNVLLDSEMNPRLGDFGLAKLYDHGSNPGTTRVVGTLGYLAPELPRTGRSTTSSDVYAFGALMLEVACGRRPIESRSGPDELVLVDYVWSKWKGGGIVDVVDERMKGEFEEKEVVMVLKLGLMCSSHQQAGRPSMRQVVSYLEGEIEVPEVWRAPGVCGDDRGFEDYLNSYASSSFDKSTNGDTSLISMSISTSPITVIREAR